From the Manis pentadactyla isolate mManPen7 chromosome 7, mManPen7.hap1, whole genome shotgun sequence genome, one window contains:
- the LOC118924337 gene encoding collagen alpha-1(I) chain-like, with protein sequence MNRCAAYGTDLDTHPGFCRWWELKPSGTNIKHQAQYPKSQLHAGSIKTKTQEAGRQGGGGGARRRQGAGAPPRHCPAPWPRLRRPGRYRPRAPAGRGREGRGRHPVYSLSSRQETPPGNGLPGADPGVRTTRGPAWKEPSSRPVRNRTVATALGSSSHESPLLQRPPPTAVSCQPPSRLRYALRSHLSAPALPQTILTWPLPPARALPGKGCAKGSRRARPSWDVTPLGPPHPQTPPGPRGGRGAGTTSCQKPSFPHDEAPSLKHPHSPSA encoded by the exons ATGAACAG atgtgcaGCCTATGGCACGGACCTGGACACTCACCCAGGGTTCTGTCGCTGGTGGGAACTTAAACCCAGTGGAACGAATATAAAGCACCAAGCACAGTATCCAAAGAGCCAG CTGCACGCGGGCTccatcaaaacaaaaacacaggagGCCGGCCGGCagggcggcggcgggggcgcgcGGAGGCGGCAGGGTGCGGGCGCGCCCCCGCGCCATTGCCCAGCGCCGTGGCCGCGCCTCCGCCGCCCCGGGCGCTACCGGCCGCGCGCCCCGGCAGGCCGGGGGCGGGAGGGCAGAGGGCGCCACCCTGTTTACAGCCTTAGCTCCCGGCAGGAGACCCCGCCTGGTAACGGTCTCCCGGGAGCGGACCCTGGAGTGCGCACCACCCGCGGCCCTGCGTGGAAGGAGCCCAGCTCCAGGCCTGTTCGGAATAGAACCGTCGCCACGGCTCTAGGGTCGAGCTCGCACGAGTCTCCGCTCCTCCAGCGCCCACCGCCCACGGCTGTATCGTGTCAGCCCCCGTCACGACTCCGCTACGCACTTCGCTCCCACCTTTCAGCTCCGGCGCTTCCGCAGACCATCCTCACGTGGCCGCTCCCCCCTGCCAGGGCACTCCCCGGCAAGGGCTGCGCTAAGGGGTCCCGGCGTGCTCGCCCCTCGTGGGACGTAACCCCTCTcgggccaccccacccacagaCTCCGCCCGGGCCTAGGGGCGGGCGGGGCGCGGGAACCACGAGCTGTCAGAAGCCTAGTTTTCCACATGACGAAGCTCCTTCACTCAAACATCCCCACTCACCCTCAGCCTAG